A region of Salvelinus alpinus chromosome 6, SLU_Salpinus.1, whole genome shotgun sequence DNA encodes the following proteins:
- the LOC139579552 gene encoding NACHT, LRR and PYD domains-containing protein 1 homolog, producing MLFSPALDSICVQETGPICITDMLVLVQDSTHWLQIEPLTSTVQGVTMFRHRTPKGSYECTVSGLRWLCERDVILKYHFRNWDPYSQLLKDMQYTQAGPLLDITMELGELEEVHLPHCVCLGTNPSLRNEMKILHVEEHGVSLEEVHEVTRFHAKILHPKFSPISLILRLLSWNVDVHCDVVLYMAVKKATVDSRLYLLLRNSSQKEAVQEREKNQVSQGYSEFLLPSPNGSLKLNTWFAFKNPHSTSIYPEKIQLLPADTTPSCCQMIMGNTGVDIEMELIGDDERTVWKSVLSKDVYSKDYHPTSLTLPEIPAEEFLKKHWAKLIQGVKNPMPIADVLWSKDMIGDEEYSRITAETTEQDRMRKLLRSVLPKGPEVTGACLKALIEHERHLVKYWSESSA from the exons atgctttttagtccagcacTAGActcaatctgtgtccaggaaacaggCCCCATATGTATTACTGACATGCTTGTCCTTGTTCAGGACTCCACACACTGGCTTCAGATTGAACCCTTGACTTCCACTGTCCAGGGAGTGACGatgttcag ACACAGGACACCCAAAGGGAGTTATGAGTGCACAGTGTCTGGCCTCCGCtggctgtgtgagagagatgtcATTCTGAAGTATCACTTCAGGAACTGGGATCCCTACAGTCAACTTCTGAAAGACATGCAGTACACACAAGCTGGTCCATTGCTGGACATCACTATGGAGTTAGGTGAACTGGAGGAAGTTCATCTGCCACACTGTGTCTGTTTAG GGACCAACCCTTCCCTGAGGAATGAGATGAAGATTCTTCATGTAGAGGAACATGGAGTGTCTTTAGAGGAAGTGCATGAGGTCACCAGATTCCATGCTAAGATTCTCCATCCCAAGTTCTCACCTATCTCTCTGATACTGAGATTACTGTCTTGGAACGTAGATGTCCACTGTGACGTGGTCCTCTATATGGCAGTAAAAAAGGCAACAGTAGATTCACGGCTGTACCTGCTCCTCAGAAACTCCAGTCAGAAAGAG GCTGTTCAGGAACGGGAGAAAAATCAGGTATCCCAAGGATATTCAGAATTTCTCCTGCCAAGTCCAAACGGGTCCTTAAAGCTGAACACTTGGTTTGCGTTCAAGAATCCCCACTCCACTTCCATCTATCCAGAG AAGATTCAGCTGTTacctgcagacaccacaccaagCTGTTGTCAGATGATTATGGGAAACACAGGGGTTGACATTGAGATGGAGTTAATCGGGGATGATGAGAGGACAGTATGGAAATCAGTGTTATCAAAAG ATGTATACAGCAAAGACTATCATCCAACAT CATTAACACTCCCTGAGATTCCTGCTGAGGAGTTTCTGAAGAAACACTGGGCTAAACTCATTCAGGGAGTCAAAAACCCAATGCCAATAGCAGATGTTCTGTGGTCAAAGGACATGATTGGTGATGAAGAGTACTCCAGAATAACAGCTGAAACAACTGAACAAGACCGAATGAGAAAACTACTGAGATCAGTCCTCCCTAAAGGACCAGAAGTGACGGGAGCTTGTCTCAAAGCTCTCATTGAACATGAACGCCATCTTGTTAAGTACTGGAGTGAATCTAG CGCCTAA